A portion of the Canis aureus isolate CA01 chromosome 32, VMU_Caureus_v.1.0, whole genome shotgun sequence genome contains these proteins:
- the PYGO1 gene encoding pygopus homolog 1, protein MSAEQEKDPISLKRVRGGDSGLDGLGGPGVQLGSPDKKKRKTNTQGPSFPPLSEYAPPPNPNSDHLVAANPFDDNYNTISYKPLPSSNPYLGPGYPGFGGYSTFRMPPHVPPRMSSPYCGPYSLRNQPHPFPQNPLGMGFNRPHAFNFGPHDNASFGNPSYNNALSQNVNMPNQHFRQNPAENFNQIPPQNANQVSNPDLASNFVPGNNSNFTSPLESNHSFIPPPNTFGQAKAPPPKQDFSQGATKNTNQNSSTHPPHLNMDDTVNQSNIELKNVNRNNAVNQENSRSSTTEATNNSHANGTQNKPRQPRGAPDTCTTEKSNKSSLHPSRHGHSSSDPVYPCGICTNEVNDDQDAILCEASCQKWFHRICTGMTETAYGLLTAEASAVWGCDTCMADKDVQLMRTRETFGPPAVGSDT, encoded by the exons gtggtGATAGTGGACTGGATGGGTTAGGAGGGCCAGGTGTACAACTAGGAAGCCCAGACAAGAAAAAACGCAAGACAAATACACAG GGGCCTTCTTTTCCTCCATTGTCTGAGTATGCTCCACCACCGAATCCAAACTCTGACCATCTAGTGGCTGCTAATCCATTTGATGACAACTATAATACTATTTCCTATAAACCACTACCTTCATCAAATCCGTATCTTGGCCCTGGTTATCCTGGCTTTGGAGGCTATAGCACATTCAGAATGCCACCTCACGTTCCTCCAAGAATGTCTTCCCCATACTGTGGTCCTTACTCACTCAGGAATCAGCCACACCCATTTCCTCAGAATCCTTTGGGCATGGGTTTTAATCGACCTCATGCATTTAACTTTGGGCCACATGATAATGCAAGCTTTGGAAATCCATCTTATAACAATGCACTGAGTCAGAATGTTAACATGCCTAATCAACATTTTAGACAAAATCCTGCTGAAAACTTCAATCAGATTCCTCCACAGAATGCTAACCAAGTATCTAACCCTGACTTAGCATCTAACTTTGTCCctggaaataattcaaattttactTCTCCATTAGAATCTAATCATTCTTTTATTCCTCCCCCAAACACTTTCGGTCAAGCAAAAGCACCACCTCCAAAACAAGACTTTAGTCAAGGAGCAACCAAAAACACTAATCAAAATTCCTCTACTCATCCACCTCACTTAAATATGGATGACACAGTGAATCAGAgtaatattgaattaaaaaatgttaatcgAAACAATGCAGTAAATCAAGAGAACAGCCGTTCAAGCACCACAGAAGCTACAAATAACAGCCATGCAAATGGGACACAGAATAAACCACGGCAACCAAGAGGTGCCCCAGATACATGCACCACTGAGAAAAGCAATAAATCCTCTCTTCACCCAAGCCGTCATGGCCATTCTTCTTCCGACCCAGTGTATCCTTGTGGAATTTGTACAAATGAAGTGAATGATGATCAGGATGCCATCTTATGTGAAGCTTCTTGTCAGAAGTGGTTTCATCGGATCTGCACTGGAATGACTGAAACGGCTTATGGCCTCCTAACTGCGGAAGCATCAGCAGTATGGGGCTGTGATACCTGCATGGCGGACAAAGATGTCCAGTTAATGCGTACTCGAGAAACTTTTGGCCCACCTGCAGTGGGCAGTGATACTTAG